The following coding sequences lie in one Drosophila bipectinata strain 14024-0381.07 chromosome XR, DbipHiC1v2, whole genome shotgun sequence genomic window:
- the LOC108132503 gene encoding alanine--glyoxylate aminotransferase 2-like, whose amino-acid sequence MPFANEQLKSVANEQLTKSETIKLRNQHIGQACQLFYRSDPLKIVRGQGQYMFDEEGTRYLDCINNVAHVGHCHPEVVRAGALQMATISTNNRFLHDELVQCARTLASKMPEPLSVCFFVNSGSEANDLALRLARNFTKRQDVITLDHAYHGHLQSVMEVSPYKFNQPGGEKKPDYVHVAPCPDIYGGQFTDKMHPDADMAAMYARPIEEICERQLAKGEGVAAFIAESLQSCGGQILPPAGYFQAVYDAVRSTGGVCIADEVQVGFGRVGSHYWAFETQGVVPDIVCVAKPMGNGHPVGAVVTTPEIAQAFHATGVAYFNTYGGNPVSCAIANAVMRIIDEENLQQKAHVLGEYLIRECNSLKQDFECIGDVRGAGLFVGIELVRDREARTPDKKSAHWVVNRMKQLHHVLVSSDGPNDNVIKLKPPMCFNRENADEFLLAFRECLTTLMQERLTSAAMASATTTTNGVIATAAETLANKTKLFERQDRLIKSV is encoded by the exons CGGAGACAATAAAGCTGCGCAACCAGCATATCGG ACAAGCCTGCCAGCTGTTCTATCGCTCCGATCCCCTGAAAATTGTGCGCGGCCAAGGTCAATATATGTTTGACGAGGAGGGAACCCGATATCTGGACTGCATTAATAATGTGGCTCACG TGGGTCACTGTCATCCGGAGGTAGTGCGTGCCGGGGCCCTGCAGATGGCCACCATTTCCACCAACAATCGCTTCCTGCACGATGAACTCGTCCAGTGCGCCAGGACCCTGGCCAGCAAGATGCCGGAACCACTCTCCGTCTGTTTCTTTGTCAACTCCGGGTCGGAGGCCAACGATCTGGCTCTGCGTTTGGCCAGGAATTTCACCAAGCGCCAAGATGTCATCACTTTGGACCA TGCCTATCATGGACACTTGCAGTCGGTAATGGAGGTGTCTCCCTACAAGTTCAACCAGCCCGGTGGCGAGAAGAAGCCCGACTACGTCCATGTGGCCCCCTGCCCGGACATCTACGGCGGACAGTTTACGGACAAGATGCATCCGGACGCGGATATGGCCGCCATGTATGCCCGGCCCATCGAGGAGATCTGCGAGAGGCAGCTGGCTAAGGGCGAGGGCGTGGCCGCCTTCATTGCCGAGAGCCTGCAGAGCTGCGGCGGACAGATCCTGCCCCCGGCGGGATACTTCCAGGCCGTCTACGATGCGGTGCGCTCCACCGGTGGCGTCTGCATCGCCGACGAGGTGCAGGTGGGATTCGGCCGGGTGGGCAGCCACTACTGGGCCTTCGAGACGCAGGGCGTTGTCCCCGACATTGTCTGTGTGGCCAAACCGATGGGCAACGGCCATCCCGTGGGTGCGGTGGTCACCACGCCGGAGATCGCCCAGGCCTTCCATGCCACCGGAGTGGCCTACTTCAATACGTACGGCGGCAACCCAGTGTCCTGTGCCATCGCCAATGCCGTGATGCGGATCATCGACGAGGAGAATCTCCAGCAGAAGGCCCACGTCCTGGGTGAATACCTGATCCGGGAGTGCAATAGCCTCAAGCAGGACTTTGAGTGCATCGGGGATGTGCGCGGCGCTGGACTGTTCGTGGGCATTGAGCTGGTGCGGGACAGGGAGGCCCGTACTCCGGACAAGAAGTCCGCCCACTGGGTGGTCAATCGCATGAAGCAGCTCCACCACGTCCTGGTCTCCTCCGACGGTCCCAACGACAACGTGATCAAGCTAAAGCCGCCCATGTGCTTCAACCGGGAGAACGCCGATGAGTTCCTCCTGGCCTTCCGGGAGTGCCTCACCACCCTGATGCAGGAACGCCTGACCAGCGCGGCCATGGCCAGCGCCACCACTACCACCAATGGTGTGATAGCCACCGCCGCCGAGACTTTGGCAAATAAAACGAAACTCTTCGAGCGCCAGGATCGTCTCATCAAGTCTGTCTGA